In Neovison vison isolate M4711 chromosome 11, ASM_NN_V1, whole genome shotgun sequence, one genomic interval encodes:
- the KDR gene encoding vascular endothelial growth factor receptor 2, protein MESKALLAIALWLCVETRAASVGLPSVSPDLPRLSVQKDILTIMANTTLRITCSGERALDWLWPNNQSGSEKRVAVTECKDSPFCKMLTIPKVTGNDTGAYKCFYRDTDKASTIYVHVQDYRSPFIASVSDQHEVVYITEKKNKTVVIPCLGSISNLNVSLCARYPEKRFVPDGNRISWDSKKGFSIPSYMISYAGMVFCEAKINDESYQSIMYIVVVVGYKIYDVVVSPPLEVELSVGERLVLNCTARTELNVGIDFNWEYPSSKHRHKKVVIRDLKTQSGSEMKKFLSTLTIDGVTRSDQGQYICEASSGMMTVKSNTSVRVHEKPFIAFDSSMESLVEATVGDRVKVPVKYLAYPTPEIKWYKNGKPIESNHTIKGEKELVITEVSEKDTGNYTVILTNPMSKERQSHMVSLVVNVPPQIGEKSLISLVDSYQYGTTQMLTCTVYSVPPPHHIRWYWQLEECAYKPSHVALMTNPHTCKGWRNVDDFQGGNKIEVNKNQFAIIEGKNKTVSTLVIQAANVSALYKCEAINKVGRGERVISFHVTRGPKVTLQPHAQPTEQESVSLRCSADRTMFEDLTWYKINSQALPSHAGELPTPICKNLDALWKMNAYKFTNGTSDILIMELQNASLRDQGDYVCFAQDRKTKKRHCVVRQLTVLERVAPMITGNLENQTTSIGETIEVSCTTSGNPPPQVTWFKDNETLVEDSGIVLKDGNRNLTIRRVRKEDEGLYTCQACSVLGCAKVEAFFIVEGAQEKTNLEVIILVGTAVIAMFFWLLLVIVLRTVKRANGGELKTGYLSIVMDPDELPLDEHCERLPYDASKWEFPRDRLKLGKPLGRGAFGQVIEADAFGIDKTATCKTVAVKMLKEGATHSEHRALMSELKILIHIGHHLNVVNLLGACTKPGGPLMVIVEFCKFGNLSTYLRNKRNEFVPYKTKGARFRQGKEYVGEITMDPKRRLDSITSSQSSASSGFVEEKSLSDVEEEEVSEDLYKNFLTLEHLICYSFQVAKGMEFLASRKCIHRDLAARNILLSEKNVVKICDFGLARDIYKDPDYVRKGDARLPLKWMAPETIFDRVYTIQSDVWSFGVLLWEIFSLGASPYPGVKIDEEFCRRLKEGTRMRAPDYATPEIYQTMLDCWHGEPNQRPTFSELVEHLGNLLQANAQQDGKDYIVLPISETLSMEEDSGLSLPTSPVSCMEEEEVCDPKFHYDNTAGISQYLQNSKRKSRPVSVKTFEDIPLEEPEVKVIPDDSQTDSGMVLASEELKTLEDRTKLAPSFSGLMPSKSKESVASEGSNQTSGYQSGYHSDDTDTTVYSSEEAELLKLVEIGPPASSTAQILQPDSGPTLSSPPV, encoded by the exons ATGGAGAGCAAGGCGCTGCTGGCCATCGCTCTGTGGCTCTGCGTGGAGACCAGAGCTGCCTCAGTGG GTTTGCCTAGTGTTTCCCCTGATCTACCCAGACTCAGTGTACAGAAAGACATACTTACAATTATGGCTAATACAACTCTTCGGATTACTTGCAG TGGAGAGAGGGCCTTGGACTGGCTCTGGCCCAACAATCAGAGTGGCTCTGAGAAAAGAGTGGCAGTGACTGAATGCAAGGACAGCCCCTTCTGTAAGATGCTCACAATCCCGAAAGTGACTGGAAATGATACTGGAGCCTACAAGTGCTTCTACCGGGACACTGACAAGGCCTCGACCATTTATGTCCACGTTCAAG ATTACAGATCTCCATTTATTGCTTCTGTTAGTGACCAACATGAAGTTGTTTACATcactgagaagaaaaacaaaactgtggtgATTCCATGTCTTGGGTCCATTTCCAACCTCAATGTATCACTTTGTGCA AGGTATCCAGAAAAGAGGTTTGTTCCTGATGGTAACAGAATTTCCTGGGACAGTAAGAAAGGCTTTTCTATCCCCAGCTACATGATCAGCTATGCTGGCATGGTCTTCTGTGaagcaaaaattaatgatgaaAGTTACCAGTCTATTATGTACATAGTTGTGGTTGTAG GGTATAAGATTTATGATGTGGTTGTCAGCCCCCCTCTTGAAGTTGAGCTGTCTGTTGGAGAGAGGCTTGTCTTAAACTGTACAGCAAGGACTGAACTAAATGTGGGGATTGATTTCAACTGGGAATACCCTTCTTCGAAG CATCGGCATAAAAAAGTTGTCATCCGGGACCTAAAAACCCAGTCTGGGAGTGAGATGAAGAAATTTTTGAGCACCTTGACTATAGATGGTGTAACCCGGAGTGACCAAGGGCAGTATATCTGTGAAGCTTCCAGTGGGATGATGACCGTGAAAAGCAACACGTCCGTCAGGGTCCACG aaaaaccTTTTATTGCTTTTGATAGCAGCATGGAATCTTTGGTGGAAGCCACAGTGGGAGACCGTGTTAAAGTCCCCGTGAAGTACCTTGCTTACCCTACCCCTGAAATAAAATG gtataaaaatggaaaacccaTTGAGTCCAATCACACAATAAAAGGGGAGAAGGAACTGGTTATTACGGAAGTGAGTGAAAAAGATACAGGAAATTACACTGTCATCCTCACAAACCCCATGTCAAAGGAGAGACAGAGCCACATGGTATCTCTGGTTGTGAATG TCCCGCCGCAGATCGGCGAGAAGTCCCTGATCTCTCTGGTGGATTCTTACCAGTATGGCACCACACAGATGCTGACGTGCACGGTCTACTCCGTCCCCCCGCCGCATCACATTCGCTGGTATTGGCAGCTGGAGGAGTGCGCCTACAAGCCCTC CCACGTTGCCTTAATGACAAACCCACATACTTGTAAAGGATGGAGAAATGTGGATGACTTCCAGGGGGGAAACAAAATTGAAGTCAACAAAAATCAATTTGCCATAATTGAGGGAAAAAACAAA actgTAAGTACCCTTGTTATCCAAGCGGCAAATGTGTCAGCTTTGTACAAATGTGAAGCCATCAACAAAgttgggagaggagagagggtgatCTCCTTCCATGTGACCA GGGGCCCTAAAGTCACTTTGCAACCTcatgcccagccaactgagcaGGAGAGCGTGTCTTTGCGGTGCTCTGCAGACAGAACTATGTTCGAGGACCTCACGTGGTACAAGATTAACTCACAGGCTCTGCCAAGCCATGCGGGAGAGTTGCCCACACCTATTTGCAAGAACTTGGATGCTCTTTGGAAAATGAATGCCTATAAGTTCACTAATGGCACAAGTGACATTTTGATCATGGAGCTCCAGAATGCATCCTTGCGGGACCAAGGAGACTATGTGTGCTTTGCCCAGGACAGGAAGACCAAGAAAAGACATTGCGTGGTCCGACAGCTCACGGTATTAG agCGTGTGGCACCCATGATCACTGGAAACCTGGAGAATCAGACTACAAGCATTGGTGAAACCATTGAAGTTTCATGCACCACATCTGGGAATCCCCCTCCACAAGTTACCTGGTTTAAAGATAATGAGACACTTGTAGAAGACTCAG GTATTGTACTGAAGGATGGGAACCGGAACCTAACCATCCGCAGGGTAAGGAAGGAGGACGAAGGCCTCTATACCTGCCAGGCATGCAGTGTTCTTGGGTGTGCAAAAGTGGAGGCATTTTTCATAGTAGAAG gtgcccaggagAAGACGAACTTGGAAGTCATTATTCTAGTAGGCACAGCAGTGATTGCCATGTTCTTCTGGTTATTACTTGTCATCGTTCTACGGACCGTTAAGCGG GCCAATGGAGGGGAACTGAAGACAGGCTACTTGTCCATTGTCATGGATCCAGATGAACTCCCCTTGGATGAGCACTGTGAACGCCTGCCTTATGATGCCAGCAAGTGGGAGTTCCCCAGAGACCGGCTGAAACTAG GTAAACCTCTTGGCCGTGGTGCCTTTGGCCAAGTGATTGAAGCAGATGCCTTTGGAATCGACAAAACAGCAACTTGCAAGACAGTGGCCGTCAAAATGTTAAAAG AAGGAGCAACACACAGTGAACACCGAGCGCTCATGTCTGAACTCAAGATCCTCATTCATATTGGCCATCATCTCAATGTGGTCAATCTTCTAGGAGCCTGTACCAAGCCAGGAG GGCCACTCATGGTGATAGTGGAATTTTGCAAGTTTGGAAACCTGTCAACTTACTTAAGGAACAAGAGAAATGAATTTGTCCCCTACAAG ACCAAAGGGGCACGGTTCCGTCAAGGGAAAGAATACGTTGGGGAAATCACTATGGATCCCAAACGCCGCTTGGACAGTATCACCAGTAGTCAGAGCTCAGCCAGCTCTGGATTTGTAGAGGAGAAATCCCTCAGTgatgtggaggaagaggaag TTTCGGAAGATCTGTACAAGAATTTCCTGACCTTAGAGCATCTCATCTGTTATAGCTTCCAGGTGGCTAAGGGCATGGAGTTTTTGGCATCACGGAAG TGTATCCACAGGGACCTGGCTGCACGCAACATCCTCTTGTCGGAGAAGAACGTGGTTAAAATCTGTGACTTTGGCTTGGCCCGGGATATTTATAAAGACCCAGATTATGTCAGAAAAGGAGAT GCTCGCCTCCCTTTGAAATGGATGGCCCCAGAAACAATTTTTGACAGAGTGTACACAATTCAGAGTGATGTGTGGTCTTTTGGTGTCTTGCTCTGGGAAATATTTTCGCTAG GTGCTTCTCCATATCCTGGAGTAAAGATCGATGAGGAATTTTGTAGGCGATTGAAAGAAGGCACTCGAATGAGGGCCCCTGATTATGCCACACCAGAAAT ATACCAGACCATGCTTGACTGCTGGCACGGAGAGCCCAATCAGAGACCCACGTTTTCCGAGCTGGTGGAACACTTGGGAAATCTGTTACAAGCTAATGCTCAGCAG GATGGCAAAGACTACATTGTTCTCCCGATATCAGAGACTTTGAGCATGGAAGAGGATTCTggactctctctgcctacctcaccTGTTTCCTGTATGGAGGAAGAGGAAGTGTGTGACCCCAAATTCCATTATGACAACACAGCAGGAATCAG CCAGTATCTGCAGAACAGTAAGCGAAAGAGCCGGCCCGTGAGTGTAAAAACATTTGAAGATATCCCGTTGGAAGAACCAGAAGTAAAAGTAATCCCAGAT GACAGCCAGACGGACAGTGGTATGGTCCTTGCATCAGAAGAGCTGAAAACCTTGGAAGACAGAACCAAATTAGCTCCATCTTTTAG CGGACTGATGCCCAGCAAAAGCAAGGAGTCTGTGGCATCCGAAGGCTCTAACCAAACAAGTGGCTACCAGTCTGGGTATCACTCCGATGATACAGACACCACTGTGTACTCCAGCGAGGAGGCTGAACTGTTAAAGCTGGTGGAGATTGGACCACCAGCTAGCAGTACGGCCCAGATTCTCCAGCCTGACTCTGGGCCCACACTGAGCTCTCCTCCTGTTTAA